One Oceanotoga teriensis genomic region harbors:
- the dnaN gene encoding DNA polymerase III subunit beta produces MTFEIEKKGLNNALEMASNAVARKTTNPVLAGIKMHATKDKLHIYATDLQTGFHISLDSKNNDEEFSCVVDQKVFSEIVKTLPDGLIKITYNEILEVESGNSSFKIPTMGAEEFPKVIPDVMGSTLELEKDTILKMIEKVIFCALKDSDPLSKNLNGVYWDFREGGYLTLVASDSYRLALSENKIQEDTIPSSFLLSLKSMEELKIVLSNSKTEKIKLNFDGSRALFHFDDENIELVLNVVDAKYPNYTDIIPQAFKTKMTISNSQFMSSLKRVSIAAGKTEQIKMQIEEDSITFTANSPDVGEATETLPIEKDGEDMLIAYSPRFLREAIEKIETTEIEFNISGDINPTILKPIQDNSYMYIVMPTRWA; encoded by the coding sequence CCAGAAAAACAACAAACCCCGTCTTAGCAGGAATAAAAATGCATGCAACCAAAGATAAGTTACATATATATGCAACAGACTTACAAACTGGATTTCATATATCTCTTGATTCAAAAAATAATGATGAAGAATTTTCATGTGTTGTAGATCAAAAAGTTTTTTCTGAAATAGTAAAAACATTACCAGATGGACTCATAAAAATAACTTATAATGAAATACTTGAAGTTGAATCTGGAAACTCCAGTTTCAAAATTCCCACTATGGGTGCAGAAGAATTTCCAAAAGTTATACCAGATGTAATGGGAAGTACATTAGAACTTGAAAAAGATACTATATTAAAAATGATAGAAAAAGTAATATTTTGTGCTTTAAAAGACTCAGACCCATTATCAAAAAATTTAAATGGTGTTTATTGGGATTTCAGAGAAGGAGGATACTTAACCTTAGTTGCATCAGATAGTTATAGACTCGCATTATCTGAAAACAAAATTCAAGAAGATACAATTCCTTCATCTTTTCTTCTTTCATTAAAAAGTATGGAAGAATTGAAAATCGTACTCTCTAATTCCAAAACAGAAAAAATAAAATTAAATTTTGATGGTTCAAGAGCTTTATTTCATTTTGATGATGAAAATATAGAACTCGTTTTAAATGTTGTAGATGCAAAATATCCTAATTACACCGATATAATTCCACAAGCTTTTAAAACAAAGATGACTATATCAAATTCACAGTTCATGAGCTCTTTAAAAAGAGTATCAATTGCTGCTGGAAAAACAGAACAAATAAAAATGCAAATAGAAGAAGACTCTATAACCTTTACTGCAAACTCTCCGGATGTAGGAGAAGCAACAGAAACTCTTCCTATAGAAAAAGATGGAGAAGACATGTTAATAGCTTATTCACCAAGATTTTTAAGAGAAGCAATTGAAAAAATTGAAACAACAGAAATAGAATTCAATATATCTGGAGATATAAATCCCACTATATTAAAACCAATTCAAGATAATAGCTATATGTATATAGTTATGCCTACAAGGTGGGCATGA
- the ispF gene encoding 2-C-methyl-D-erythritol 2,4-cyclodiphosphate synthase — MLKVGFGYDVHALVKGRKLILGGLDIKHPNDLGLSGHSDADVLLHALIDSLISISNYGSIGELFPENKENKDISSLILLEKTVKKLNNDYILKINNIDITVISKSIRITEIRNDISKKIEKILKIKKDQINIKGKSGNSIGNAGNDKAIETYCVILAEIQRRDKNE, encoded by the coding sequence ATGTTAAAAGTAGGTTTTGGATATGATGTTCATGCATTGGTAAAAGGAAGAAAATTAATATTGGGTGGTTTAGATATTAAACATCCGAATGATCTTGGTCTTTCAGGTCATTCGGATGCTGATGTATTATTACATGCTTTGATAGACTCATTAATAAGTATTTCTAATTACGGTTCAATAGGAGAACTCTTTCCAGAAAATAAAGAAAATAAAGATATAAGTAGTCTTATCTTGCTGGAAAAAACTGTTAAAAAATTGAATAATGATTATATTTTAAAAATAAACAATATAGATATAACTGTAATAAGTAAAAGTATAAGAATAACTGAAATAAGAAATGATATATCAAAAAAAATAGAAAAAATATTAAAAATAAAAAAAGACCAGATAAACATAAAGGGGAAAAGCGGTAACTCCATAGGAAATGCTGGAAATGATAAAGCTATTGAAACTTACTGTGTAATTCTTGCTGAAATACAAAGAAGGGATAAAAATGAATGA
- a CDS encoding MFS transporter: protein MNEKTSRNFTLLTMFILSLISNTVAPLMTTIQDTFSITVATSSMIPVMTTVGVLISNLSGSLLIAQLGLKTFLNISLIEALIGSIIFLISKNFTMVLIAVFFIGASTGSGFMSLSSITAHLSEKYKNFGTLNGFFGVGGIVAPFLAGIFIKNNINFRTIYISYIVILIIMMFSLNTRKIIKNIKYEPINIIEASTIISKKTVILPLLLFLLYSGTEISVITWSGNFLNTEIGLTKSNSSIYLSIFWILFTFARFVTNYLNKKITSLKTIQYFSILFIINLILLLTTKNPIFFILIGLSFGPIFPSAQNYSSNILNGRELGLFNGLTFAATGLGALIISPIMGIIGESNLYMSFSVPFLTFAIIVILTKILHK from the coding sequence ATGAATGAAAAAACTTCTCGAAACTTTACATTATTAACAATGTTCATATTATCCTTAATTTCAAATACAGTTGCCCCACTCATGACAACAATACAAGACACCTTTTCAATAACAGTTGCAACATCATCCATGATCCCAGTAATGACTACCGTTGGTGTATTAATATCTAATTTGAGTGGAAGTCTATTAATAGCTCAATTGGGATTAAAAACATTTTTAAATATTTCATTGATAGAAGCCTTAATCGGAAGCATTATTTTTTTAATTTCAAAAAATTTTACAATGGTATTAATAGCAGTTTTCTTTATAGGAGCTTCTACAGGTAGTGGATTCATGAGCTTGAGCAGTATAACAGCTCATCTTTCAGAAAAATACAAAAATTTTGGTACATTGAATGGTTTTTTTGGAGTTGGAGGAATAGTTGCTCCATTTCTTGCTGGAATATTTATAAAAAATAATATAAATTTTAGAACTATATATATATCATACATAGTAATATTAATAATTATGATGTTCTCATTAAACACAAGAAAAATAATAAAAAATATAAAATATGAGCCAATAAATATAATAGAAGCTTCAACAATAATAAGCAAAAAAACAGTCATATTACCTTTATTATTATTCTTACTTTATTCTGGAACAGAAATAAGTGTAATAACTTGGTCTGGAAATTTTTTAAACACTGAAATAGGCTTAACAAAATCAAATTCATCTATATACTTGAGTATATTCTGGATATTATTTACTTTCGCAAGATTTGTAACAAATTATTTGAATAAAAAGATAACTTCTTTAAAAACTATACAATATTTTTCTATTCTCTTCATAATAAACTTAATACTACTATTAACAACCAAAAATCCTATATTTTTTATACTAATAGGTCTATCATTTGGTCCAATATTTCCTTCAGCTCAAAACTATTCTTCAAATATATTAAATGGTAGAGAACTTGGACTATTCAATGGCCTAACCTTCGCAGCAACGGGATTGGGAGCTTTAATAATATCACCAATAATGGGAATAATAGGAGAAAGCAATCTCTATATGTCATTTTCAGTACCATTTTTAACCTTTGCAATAATAGTAATATTAACTAAAATTCTACATAAATAA